The Nostoc sp. 'Lobaria pulmonaria (5183) cyanobiont' genome window below encodes:
- a CDS encoding site-2 protease family protein, protein MQTNWRIGSLFGIPLFLDPLWFVILGLATLNFGVAYQEWGNVIAWSAGIVMALLLFGSVLLHELGHSLVARSQGIRVNSITLFMFGGIAAIEEESKTPFKAFQVAIAGPLVSIILFFLLRLAAFAIPDTNPLSVMVGDLARINLVVALFNLIPGLPLDGGQVLKAALWQITGNRFQAVHLAARAGQILGYGAIAFGFVVDFVTRELVVGLWIALLGWFAVRNANTYDNMTTLQESLLKVVAADAMTRDFRVIDADQTLRSFADLYLLETTPSQVYFAASDGRYRGIVSIDDFRLTQRSEWETETLHRIVHPLTEIPSVAESTLIAEVINKLENEQLPRITVLSPAGAVAGVIDRGDIVRSLVQKLNLQISDAEIKRIKEEGSYPPGLQLGVIAKSTTN, encoded by the coding sequence ATGCAAACAAATTGGAGAATTGGGTCATTATTTGGAATTCCCCTGTTTTTAGACCCGTTATGGTTTGTGATTTTAGGGTTGGCAACCCTGAATTTTGGGGTAGCTTATCAAGAATGGGGAAATGTTATAGCTTGGAGTGCTGGAATAGTTATGGCACTGCTGCTATTTGGTTCAGTGTTGTTACATGAGTTGGGTCACAGCTTGGTAGCCCGATCGCAAGGCATTAGAGTTAATTCAATTACCCTATTTATGTTTGGCGGAATTGCTGCCATTGAAGAAGAATCTAAAACTCCTTTCAAAGCCTTTCAAGTAGCGATCGCTGGCCCTTTGGTGAGTATCATCCTATTTTTCCTGCTCCGTCTGGCAGCTTTTGCGATCCCTGATACTAATCCCCTCAGTGTTATGGTCGGAGATTTGGCGAGAATTAACTTAGTGGTGGCTCTATTTAACTTGATTCCTGGCTTACCTTTAGATGGAGGACAAGTGTTAAAAGCAGCACTATGGCAAATCACGGGTAATCGTTTTCAAGCCGTACACTTGGCTGCAAGGGCTGGACAAATATTGGGTTATGGTGCGATCGCTTTCGGATTTGTTGTAGATTTCGTTACCAGAGAGTTAGTAGTTGGTTTGTGGATTGCGCTGTTAGGTTGGTTTGCTGTCCGCAACGCTAACACCTATGACAACATGACTACATTGCAAGAAAGCCTACTCAAGGTGGTGGCGGCTGATGCAATGACCCGTGACTTTCGGGTTATAGATGCTGACCAGACATTGCGTTCCTTTGCCGATTTATACTTGTTGGAAACCACTCCCTCGCAGGTTTATTTTGCTGCTTCTGATGGACGTTACCGAGGTATAGTTTCCATTGACGATTTTCGTTTAACCCAAAGGAGTGAATGGGAAACTGAAACTTTACACAGGATTGTGCATCCGCTGACAGAAATACCTAGCGTTGCAGAATCAACATTGATCGCTGAGGTAATTAACAAATTAGAAAATGAGCAGTTACCTAGAATTACCGTACTTTCTCCCGCTGGTGCCGTAGCTGGTGTAATTGATCGGGGAGATATTGTGCGATCGTTAGTACAAAAGTTAAATTTGCAGATAAGCGATGCGGAAATTAAGCGCATCAAGGAAGAAGGTAGCTATCCGCCGGGGTTGCAACTTGGAGTAATCGCGAAATCAACTACAAATTAA
- the der gene encoding ribosome biogenesis GTPase Der, producing MALPIVAIIGRPNVGKSTLVNRLAGEQTAIVHDEPGVTRDRTYLPAFWNGREFLVVDTGGLVFNDDTEFLPLIRQQAMTALAEACGAIFVVDGQTGPTSADLEIAEWMRQQPVPVLLAVNKCESPEQGLMQAAEFWELGLGEPYPISAIHGSGTGELLDELVNHIPAIEDIPETNEIKVAIVGRPNVGKSSLLNSFVGEERAIVSPISGTTRDAIDTVIERAGQTYRLIDTAGIRKKKHIEYGTEFFSINRAFKAIRRADVVLLVLDAVDGVTEQDQKLAGRIIEEGRACIIVVNKWDAVEKDSYTIYDYEKTLQSRLHFTEWAETIFVSALSGQRVEKILELVKTAAESHKRRVSTSVINEVLTDAVSWHSPPASRGGRQGKIYYGTQVSSQPPTIALFVNDSKRFNDNYRRYIERQFRQQLGFKGTPIILLWRSKKVRDAESGNVNRATRVKIS from the coding sequence ATGGCACTGCCAATTGTTGCAATTATCGGACGCCCAAATGTGGGCAAATCCACCCTGGTTAATCGACTCGCCGGGGAACAAACGGCGATTGTCCATGATGAACCGGGAGTGACACGCGATCGCACTTATCTACCAGCTTTCTGGAATGGTCGCGAATTTTTAGTGGTAGACACTGGTGGTTTAGTTTTTAATGATGATACCGAATTTTTACCACTGATTCGTCAACAGGCAATGACAGCCCTTGCAGAAGCGTGTGGCGCTATTTTTGTCGTCGATGGTCAAACAGGCCCCACATCAGCAGATTTAGAAATCGCTGAATGGATGCGCCAACAACCCGTACCTGTACTACTAGCAGTAAATAAATGTGAATCCCCAGAACAAGGCTTAATGCAAGCTGCCGAATTTTGGGAATTAGGATTGGGCGAACCTTACCCCATCTCCGCGATTCATGGTAGTGGCACAGGAGAGTTACTCGACGAGTTAGTTAATCACATCCCTGCTATTGAAGACATTCCAGAAACTAATGAAATCAAAGTAGCAATTGTGGGACGCCCAAATGTGGGCAAATCAAGCTTACTTAATTCTTTTGTCGGGGAAGAAAGGGCAATTGTCAGCCCCATTTCTGGTACAACCCGCGATGCTATTGATACCGTCATTGAACGAGCCGGACAAACCTACCGATTGATTGACACTGCCGGCATTCGCAAAAAGAAACACATCGAATACGGCACAGAATTTTTTAGTATTAACCGTGCTTTCAAAGCGATTCGCCGCGCTGATGTGGTTTTATTAGTACTAGATGCCGTCGATGGAGTCACCGAGCAAGATCAAAAATTAGCTGGGCGAATTATCGAAGAAGGCCGAGCTTGCATCATCGTCGTTAATAAATGGGATGCTGTCGAAAAAGACTCTTACACAATCTACGACTACGAAAAAACTCTGCAATCACGGTTACATTTTACCGAATGGGCAGAAACAATTTTTGTGAGTGCCTTGTCAGGACAACGGGTAGAAAAGATTTTAGAATTGGTGAAAACGGCGGCTGAATCACACAAACGCCGTGTCAGCACATCAGTGATTAATGAAGTTTTAACAGATGCCGTCAGCTGGCATTCACCGCCAGCATCTCGTGGTGGGCGTCAGGGCAAGATTTATTATGGTACACAAGTAAGTAGCCAACCACCAACGATCGCTCTATTTGTCAACGACTCCAAACGCTTCAACGACAACTACCGCCGCTACATTGAACGGCAATTCCGCCAACAGCTAGGATTTAAAGGCACACCAATTATTTTACTGTGGCGAAGCAAAAAAGTCCGTGATGCCGAAAGTGGTAATGTTAATAGAGCAACTCGCGTCAAAATAAGTTAG
- a CDS encoding energy-coupling factor transporter transmembrane component T family protein — translation MDLLRSLPLGLYLEQPQTWLHKIDPRVKFAWLMSFLTSYVLANNFWRVLLVVVLIIATLIARIPRRVWQQQMGWLLMLSFFVLAIAAISPDGLGVDYQSRLPANEQILTQQAFSNNLVQPAVEKKKYSYVLFHKGPVKVTRYSLSLAVRLSTLIFTVIYSTNLYLLTTAPEEITSGIESLMQPLRRFKLPVTEITLTLTLSLRFIPLVLEEVQNLFRSVMTRAINWKKLGLKGAFKVWMTVAERLLENLLLRADQMANAMMVRGFTSPNEHRVQWHDLRLKGRDWLAIATLILFWGIRLAIGTQV, via the coding sequence ATGGATTTATTGCGCTCGCTGCCACTTGGACTTTATTTAGAACAACCCCAAACTTGGCTGCATAAAATCGATCCGCGAGTCAAGTTCGCCTGGTTGATGAGCTTTTTAACAAGCTATGTTTTGGCTAATAACTTTTGGCGGGTGCTGTTGGTGGTAGTATTAATTATTGCCACCTTGATTGCCAGAATTCCTCGACGAGTATGGCAGCAGCAAATGGGTTGGCTATTAATGCTATCGTTTTTTGTGCTAGCGATCGCAGCCATCAGTCCTGATGGACTGGGTGTAGATTATCAGTCACGCCTGCCAGCTAATGAACAAATATTAACCCAGCAAGCATTCTCCAATAATCTTGTTCAACCAGCAGTTGAGAAAAAAAAATACAGCTACGTGCTATTTCACAAAGGCCCGGTTAAAGTGACTCGCTACTCCTTGAGTTTGGCAGTACGCCTGAGTACACTTATCTTTACCGTGATTTACAGCACCAACCTGTATCTGCTGACAACCGCACCAGAAGAAATCACATCTGGCATAGAAAGCTTAATGCAACCCTTGCGCCGCTTCAAATTGCCTGTCACAGAAATTACTTTAACTTTAACCTTGTCCTTGCGCTTTATTCCCCTAGTTTTAGAAGAAGTACAAAACTTATTTCGCTCCGTGATGACAAGGGCAATTAATTGGAAAAAACTGGGATTAAAAGGAGCATTCAAGGTTTGGATGACAGTCGCAGAGAGACTTTTGGAAAATCTGCTTTTACGAGCCGATCAAATGGCGAATGCAATGATGGTGCGGGGTTTTACCAGTCCTAACGAGCATCGAGTGCAGTGGCACGATTTACGATTAAAAGGACGTGACTGGCTGGCGATCGCAACTTTAATCTTATTCTGGGGAATACGGCTAGCTATAGGAACTCAAGTCTAA
- the pipX gene encoding transcriptional coactivator PipX: MNPENAETYINHPTWGLLYKICMVDENQDLFTTLYAQRLFFLVANDVKGVKFQSLGRTEARMMLENRLRTLRRSGHSQEYDQLQSVFQRTFQ, from the coding sequence ATGAATCCAGAAAACGCAGAAACTTACATAAACCATCCAACTTGGGGTTTACTCTACAAAATCTGTATGGTTGATGAGAACCAGGATTTGTTCACCACACTTTATGCCCAGCGCTTATTTTTTTTGGTGGCAAATGACGTTAAAGGTGTTAAATTCCAGTCTCTAGGACGTACTGAGGCGAGAATGATGTTGGAAAATCGCTTACGTACCCTGCGGCGCAGTGGGCATTCTCAGGAGTACGATCAGCTTCAGAGTGTTTTCCAGCGCACCTTCCAATGA
- a CDS encoding YggS family pyridoxal phosphate-dependent enzyme encodes MNSSISERIVTIRSSLPTSVKLIAVSKQVSAQAIRSAYNAGIRDFGESRIQEAASKQAELQDLPDITWHFIGHLQSNKAKKAIEQFPWIHSVDNLKLAQRLDELAQQLGVSPQVCLQVKILPDANKSGWSVPELLADLPTLNQYKNLQIQGLMTIPPSGLNDSEILSVFNLNRELAKEIQEQNWSQIKMQHLSMGMSGDYELAVQAGATMVRLGTILFGDRS; translated from the coding sequence ATGAACAGTTCGATTTCCGAACGTATTGTTACTATTCGCTCCTCACTGCCAACTTCAGTCAAATTGATTGCTGTTAGCAAGCAAGTTTCTGCCCAGGCCATTCGGTCTGCATATAATGCAGGAATTCGTGATTTTGGGGAAAGTCGTATCCAAGAAGCTGCCAGCAAACAAGCCGAGTTACAAGATTTACCGGATATTACCTGGCACTTTATTGGACATTTGCAAAGCAATAAAGCCAAAAAAGCCATCGAGCAATTCCCTTGGATTCACTCCGTGGATAACTTGAAGCTGGCACAGCGCTTAGATGAATTGGCGCAACAGCTAGGAGTGAGTCCCCAGGTTTGCCTGCAAGTGAAAATTCTCCCCGATGCCAACAAGTCCGGTTGGAGTGTGCCAGAACTTTTGGCTGACTTACCCACACTCAATCAATACAAAAATTTACAAATTCAAGGTTTGATGACAATTCCGCCTTCAGGATTAAATGATTCCGAAATTCTCAGTGTGTTTAATCTCAATCGTGAGCTAGCCAAAGAAATCCAGGAGCAAAACTGGTCGCAGATTAAAATGCAGCACCTATCTATGGGTATGTCAGGCGACTACGAACTGGCAGTGCAAGCAGGGGCAACGATGGTACGATTAGGAACCATATTGTTTGGCGATCGCTCTTAG
- a CDS encoding cell division protein SepF, with protein MNNIFSKLRDFVGLNEQVEYEYYEEEPETDNNYQNLYQQENPQPAPQESTAAQNRRWREPVPTMGDDMTAGSKPMGNVIGMPGAINGISEVLVLEPRTFEEMPQAIQALRERKSVVLNLTIMDPDQAQRAVDFVAGGTYALDGHQERIGESIFLFTPSCVQVSTQGGVLHEVPQPPARPSRPTATPNQTWGNETNRMAQ; from the coding sequence ATGAACAACATATTTTCCAAACTCAGAGACTTTGTGGGTCTAAATGAGCAAGTAGAATACGAGTATTACGAAGAAGAACCAGAAACAGATAATAATTACCAAAATCTGTATCAGCAAGAAAATCCTCAACCAGCACCGCAAGAGAGTACAGCCGCTCAAAATCGACGCTGGCGGGAACCAGTGCCTACAATGGGAGATGATATGACAGCAGGTTCAAAGCCAATGGGGAATGTGATTGGTATGCCAGGAGCAATTAACGGAATTTCGGAAGTTTTAGTACTCGAACCACGCACCTTTGAAGAAATGCCCCAGGCAATTCAAGCGTTGCGAGAACGCAAGTCAGTGGTATTAAATCTGACAATCATGGATCCAGATCAAGCTCAACGAGCCGTAGATTTTGTTGCAGGTGGTACTTACGCACTAGATGGACATCAAGAGCGCATTGGTGAGAGCATCTTTTTGTTTACGCCAAGCTGTGTCCAAGTTAGCACCCAAGGTGGCGTTCTTCATGAAGTACCACAACCACCAGCACGTCCATCTCGTCCTACAGCTACTCCAAATCAAACCTGGGGCAACGAAACTAACCGGATGGCACAATAA
- the proC gene encoding pyrroline-5-carboxylate reductase, with the protein MTIKFGLIGGGVMGEALLSRLIARGIYQSSEVIVSEPLSSRLDFLKQQYGVAVTTDNSQVFTEAKEVVFLAVKPQVFSAIAQELAHNIDILNREDTPLIISILAGVPLSQLETAFVQLPVIRAMPNTPATVGAGVTAICLGAYTNAKHHQIAQQVFSAVGEVVEVSEALMDAVTGLSGSGPAYVALMVEALADGGVAAGLPRAIANQLALQTVLGTAKLLQETKIHPAELKDRVTSPGGTTIAGIAKLEQAGFRSALIEAVKAATERSQELGK; encoded by the coding sequence ATGACTATAAAATTTGGCTTAATTGGTGGTGGGGTAATGGGAGAAGCACTCTTATCCCGCCTTATTGCGCGTGGAATTTATCAATCATCAGAAGTTATAGTTAGCGAACCGCTATCTTCACGCCTAGATTTTTTAAAACAGCAATACGGTGTTGCTGTGACAACAGATAATAGCCAGGTTTTCACCGAAGCAAAAGAAGTTGTCTTTTTGGCAGTGAAACCACAGGTGTTTAGTGCGATCGCTCAAGAATTAGCACATAATATTGATATTCTTAATAGAGAAGATACACCTCTAATCATTTCTATTTTGGCGGGTGTGCCCTTAAGTCAGTTAGAAACTGCATTTGTGCAATTGCCAGTGATTAGAGCAATGCCCAACACCCCGGCAACAGTGGGAGCAGGAGTTACCGCGATTTGTTTAGGTGCATATACCAATGCGAAGCATCACCAAATAGCACAGCAAGTTTTTTCTGCTGTGGGTGAAGTAGTAGAAGTTTCAGAAGCGCTGATGGATGCAGTTACAGGGCTATCTGGTAGCGGCCCCGCTTACGTGGCGCTCATGGTAGAAGCACTTGCAGATGGCGGAGTAGCCGCAGGTTTACCTAGAGCAATTGCCAATCAACTAGCCTTGCAAACCGTACTGGGAACAGCGAAACTGTTGCAAGAAACCAAAATACACCCAGCAGAACTCAAAGATCGTGTTACCAGTCCCGGTGGTACAACCATTGCGGGGATTGCCAAGCTAGAACAGGCAGGATTTCGTTCCGCTTTAATTGAAGCAGTCAAAGCTGCCACAGAGCGATCGCAAGAGCTGGGAAAATAA
- a CDS encoding DEAD/DEAH box helicase, producing MNYPAPSPELDLGSIFPFELDQFQKEAIASLNAGRSVVVCAPTGSGKTLVGEYAIYRALARGKRVFYTTPLKALSNQKLRDFREKFGFDRVGLLTGDASIHRDAPILVMTTEIFRNMLYGTPIGQIGISLVDVEAVILDECHYMNDRQRGTVWEESIIYCPREVQLAALSATVANSDQLTDWLNRVHGPTDLIYSDFRPVPLEFHFCNPKGLFPLLNDSKTKINPRLQKKKGKGGERDRGRNGRPEAPGIIFTLSQLEQRDMLPAIYFIFSRRGCDKAVAEVGDLWLVNNEESQILRQQIDDFLARNPEAGRSGQIAPLYRGIAAHHAGILPAWKALVEELFQQGLIKVVFATETLAAGINMPARTTVISTLSKRTDTGHRLLNASEFLQMAGRAGRRGMDKQGHVVTVQTPFEGAKEAAYLGTSKPDPLVSQFTPSYGMVLNLLQTHSLEQTRELIERSFGQYMATLHLRPEYDEIAELQTQLAQLHEQIAAVDENELAIYEKLRQRLKVERQILKTLQEQAQSDRHEELVMMLGFAVSGTLLSLKGKNITVSSPVTAVLVGKSPGSGQAPYLVCLGHDNRWYVATTGDVVDLYAELARIEVPPDILPPPEMPLKPGQSRRGNEESFAIAVRIPNPIESLHLAPEVAEQLSRTTAVQEQLEAHPLHQSGNAATLFKRRARYVELEAELEQLQGQVEQQSQRHWEEFLNLIAILQHFGALDNLVPTQLGRIAAAIRGENELWLGLVFASGELDNLDPHHLAAAAAALVMETPRPDSKVNFDLSNEVAEALAKLRGIRRQMFQLQRRYNVALPIWLEFELIAIVEQWALGMEWIELCENTTLDEGDVVRILRRTLDLLSQIPHVPHLPDSFQRNAYRAMQLIDRFPVNEVVE from the coding sequence GTGAATTATCCTGCACCGTCTCCAGAACTTGACTTAGGGTCTATATTTCCCTTTGAACTGGATCAGTTTCAAAAAGAAGCGATCGCGTCCCTGAACGCTGGGCGCTCCGTAGTCGTATGCGCCCCCACAGGTTCGGGCAAAACATTAGTCGGGGAATACGCCATTTATCGCGCCCTAGCGCGAGGAAAACGTGTATTTTATACTACTCCCTTGAAAGCGCTGTCGAATCAAAAATTACGTGATTTTCGAGAAAAATTCGGGTTTGATCGAGTCGGACTGTTAACTGGAGATGCTTCCATTCACAGAGATGCACCGATTTTGGTGATGACCACAGAAATTTTCCGAAATATGCTCTATGGCACACCGATTGGGCAAATCGGCATCTCATTAGTAGACGTTGAAGCGGTGATACTTGATGAATGTCACTACATGAACGATCGCCAGCGCGGTACAGTTTGGGAAGAATCAATCATCTATTGTCCTCGTGAAGTGCAACTGGCAGCCCTCTCAGCAACGGTTGCCAATAGCGATCAACTCACCGATTGGCTAAACCGCGTTCACGGCCCAACTGACTTAATTTACTCCGATTTTCGCCCAGTCCCCTTAGAATTTCACTTTTGCAATCCTAAAGGGTTATTTCCCCTGCTGAATGATAGCAAAACCAAAATTAACCCTCGGCTTCAGAAGAAAAAAGGCAAAGGGGGAGAAAGGGATAGGGGGAGAAATGGCAGACCTGAAGCTCCGGGTATAATTTTTACCCTTAGCCAGTTAGAGCAACGGGATATGCTACCAGCAATTTACTTTATCTTTAGCCGCCGGGGATGTGATAAAGCGGTGGCGGAAGTAGGTGATTTATGGCTGGTAAATAATGAAGAGTCCCAGATTTTGCGGCAACAGATTGATGACTTTTTAGCCCGCAATCCTGAAGCAGGGCGTTCTGGACAAATTGCTCCCCTGTATCGGGGAATTGCTGCCCACCACGCTGGGATTTTACCTGCTTGGAAAGCACTGGTAGAAGAACTATTTCAGCAAGGGCTGATTAAAGTAGTATTTGCCACTGAGACACTAGCAGCGGGAATTAATATGCCCGCCCGGACAACAGTAATTTCTACCCTTTCCAAGCGTACCGATACTGGACATCGCCTGTTGAACGCTTCCGAATTTTTGCAAATGGCTGGACGAGCAGGCCGCCGGGGGATGGATAAACAAGGTCATGTGGTGACAGTCCAAACTCCCTTTGAAGGAGCTAAAGAAGCCGCGTATTTGGGAACATCTAAGCCAGACCCTCTAGTAAGCCAGTTTACGCCCAGTTACGGCATGGTACTCAACTTGCTGCAAACCCATAGCCTAGAGCAAACCAGGGAACTGATAGAGCGCAGTTTTGGGCAGTACATGGCTACCTTGCATTTAAGACCAGAATACGATGAGATTGCCGAATTGCAAACCCAATTAGCTCAACTTCATGAGCAAATCGCCGCAGTTGATGAAAATGAACTAGCTATTTATGAGAAATTGCGGCAACGCCTGAAGGTGGAACGCCAGATATTGAAAACCTTGCAAGAGCAAGCACAGTCAGACCGACACGAGGAATTGGTAATGATGTTGGGCTTTGCAGTGTCAGGAACTCTGTTGAGTCTCAAGGGCAAAAATATCACAGTGTCTTCACCTGTAACCGCAGTTTTAGTAGGAAAATCGCCTGGTTCTGGTCAAGCTCCTTACTTGGTATGCTTGGGGCATGATAATCGGTGGTATGTGGCAACCACAGGGGATGTAGTTGATTTGTATGCCGAACTGGCGCGAATTGAAGTGCCACCTGATATATTACCACCACCAGAGATGCCTTTGAAGCCAGGACAATCGCGCCGTGGTAACGAAGAAAGCTTTGCGATCGCTGTACGTATTCCCAATCCGATAGAATCTTTGCATCTGGCACCAGAAGTAGCAGAACAACTCAGTCGCACTACCGCCGTCCAAGAGCAATTAGAAGCTCATCCTCTACATCAATCAGGCAATGCAGCAACGCTTTTCAAGCGCCGCGCCCGCTATGTTGAACTAGAAGCCGAACTCGAACAGTTACAAGGACAAGTAGAGCAACAGTCACAACGTCATTGGGAAGAGTTTCTGAATTTAATTGCAATTCTGCAACACTTTGGCGCTTTAGATAACTTAGTCCCCACACAATTAGGGCGAATCGCTGCCGCCATTCGAGGCGAGAATGAATTGTGGCTGGGTTTAGTATTCGCTAGTGGCGAATTGGATAACTTAGATCCGCATCATTTAGCAGCAGCAGCAGCGGCTTTAGTGATGGAAACGCCCCGTCCAGATAGCAAAGTTAACTTTGACCTCAGCAATGAAGTGGCAGAAGCCTTGGCAAAATTGCGGGGAATTCGCCGCCAAATGTTCCAACTACAACGGCGGTATAACGTAGCGCTGCCTATATGGTTGGAATTTGAGTTAATTGCCATAGTGGAACAATGGGCATTAGGAATGGAGTGGATAGAACTCTGCGAAAACACCACCTTGGATGAAGGCGATGTCGTGAGAATTTTGCGGCGGACGTTGGATTTGTTATCACAGATACCTCACGTTCCCCATCTGCCAGATTCTTTCCAGCGTAATGCCTATCGGGCGATGCAGTTGATTGATAGATTCCCTGTGAATGAGGTGGTTGAATAA